Proteins co-encoded in one Aspergillus luchuensis IFO 4308 DNA, chromosome 6, nearly complete sequence genomic window:
- the CABA1 gene encoding cytochrome P450 (COG:Q;~EggNog:ENOG410PFNG;~InterPro:IPR001128,IPR002403,IPR036396;~PFAM:PF00067;~TransMembrane:1 (o6-27i);~go_function: GO:0004497 - monooxygenase activity [Evidence IEA];~go_function: GO:0005506 - iron ion binding [Evidence IEA];~go_function: GO:0016705 - oxidoreductase activity, acting on paired donors, with incorporation or reduction of molecular oxygen [Evidence IEA];~go_function: GO:0020037 - heme binding [Evidence IEA];~go_process: GO:0055114 - oxidation-reduction process [Evidence IEA]) gives MDFYNLAALTAFAFFGWYALTSTLAWYRLRKFPTPSWLAHFSYLWLGRLTYSGKQYWVHRELHRKYGPLVRIGPNEIMTDDPDIISSMSSTRSTFTRGEWYLTGRFNPYYDILFTILSNDGHKKARARVHAGYSGRETGVALEHGVDRQVARLTDLLRQKYAVPGDDAPLLNIVDVSSYFTMDVITKLAFGQEFGFLQAEKDRYGFFKEVHSLWPQMSTVADVPWIRRIIFSKPFLKLLGPRPTDSHGFGALMRVAREHVREKFSTLDNSKGDMMESFIRHGLTQEECEAEGLFTIIAGTESTASTLRSILIHTISSPVVYSKLKNEVLETLKRGSISSPISNKDVRDLPYLQAVICEGIRMRPPILGLFPKVVPSGGVEYHGQLIPAGTNICMNTSSLLHSKSLFGNDPEVFRPERFMDLDKDTCNERRRNLELAFGHGQNQCLGKHIAFMEFAKVTFEVRILLLETH, from the exons ATGGATTTTTACAATCTTGCCGCCTTGACAGCATTCGCATTTTTTGGATGGTATGCCCTTACTTCCACCCTAGCGTGGTATCGACTCCGCAAGTTTCCAACACCCAGCTGGCTAGCCCATTTCTCCTACCTCTGGCTTGGGAGGTTGACATATAGCGGAAAACAGTATTGGGTACACCGCGAGCTACATCGGAAATATGGCCCGCTGGTTCGGATTGGTCCGAACGAGATCATGACCGATGACCCGGACATCATCAGCTCCATGTCATCAACTCGAAGCACATTTACTCGCGGCGAATGGTATCTCACCGGGCGATTCAACCCGTACTACGATATCCTGTTTACTATTCTAAGTAATGACGGACACAAGAAGGCACGAGCACGCGTCCATGCAGGTTACTCCGGTCGCGAGACGGGGGTTGCCTTGGAACATGGGGTTGATCGTCAGGTAGCCCGATTAACTGATCTGCTACGGCAGAAGTACGCTGTTCCTGGGGATGATGCGCCGCTTCTAAACATAGTCGATGTTAGCTCCTACTTTACCATGGATGTTATCACAAAGCTGGCCTTTGGGCAAGAATTCGGCTTTCTCCAGGCGGAGAAAGATCGTTACGGCTTCTTTAAAGAAGTGCACTCCCTCTGGCCGCAAATGTCTACAGTGGCAGATGTTCCGTGGATTCGAAGGATCATTTTCTCCAAGCCTTTTCTAAAGCTGTTAGGCCCTCGCCCAACGGACTCTCATGGCTTCGGTGCGTTGATGAG GGTTGCTCGTGAACATGTGCGCGAGAAGTTCTCTACCCTGGACAATAGCAAAGGGGATATGATG GAATCTTTCATCCGCCATGGATTGACACAGGAGGAGTGTGAAGCCGAGGGGCTCTTCACAATCATTGCCGGGACTGAAAGCACCGCGTCTACTCTAAGATCCATCTTGATCCACACCATAAGCTCTCCTGTTGTCTACTCGAAGCTTAAGAACGAGGTTCTCGAAACACTTAAAAGGGGGTCTATTAGCAGCCCTATTAGCAACAAAGACGTCAGAGATCTCCCCTATCTTCAG GCCGTCATTTGCGAAGGCATTCGCATGCGGCCGCCAATCCTGGGGCTTTTTCCCAAGGTTGTGCCCTCCGGTGGTGTTGAATATCACGGCCAGTTGATTCCTGCTGGTACCAACATTTGCATGAACACATCATCTCTCCTACATTCTAAATCACTGTTTGGAAATGACCCGGAGGTCTTCAGACCTGAACGTTTTATGGACTTAGACAAAGATACCTGCAatgagaggagaagaaacctCGAACTGGCATTTGGCCATGGACAGAATCAATGCCTGGGCAAGCATATTGCCTTTATGGAGTTTGCGAAGGTAACATTCGAGGTGCGTATCCTTCTACTTGAGACCCATTAG
- the ZRT1_3 gene encoding high-affinity Zn(2+) transporter zrt1 (COG:P;~EggNog:ENOG410PFZ2;~InterPro:IPR004698,IPR003689;~PFAM:PF02535;~TransMembrane:8 (o38-58i70-90o110-134i200-219o231-252i264-283o295-314i335-353o);~go_component: GO:0016020 - membrane [Evidence IEA];~go_component: GO:0016021 - integral component of membrane [Evidence IEA];~go_function: GO:0005385 - zinc ion transmembrane transporter activity [Evidence IEA];~go_function: GO:0046873 - metal ion transmembrane transporter activity [Evidence IEA];~go_process: GO:0030001 - metal ion transport [Evidence IEA];~go_process: GO:0055085 - transmembrane transport [Evidence IEA];~go_process: GO:0071577 - zinc ion transmembrane transport [Evidence IEA]), translating to MAIFNASEVNLHTASKEDVLCYYAISENDYNGHMGARISSIFVILFVSTAFTFFPVVAKSMPRWKIPHNVYIFARYFGTGVILATAFVHLLDPAYKRIGPKTCVGVSGNWSIYSWCAAIVLGSITLIFLLDLAAEVYVENKYGMHREENATDAFISGDPTSAHIHPNPEDGRMSAEKTSPTATSAETSSEQGERSFRQQIAGFLILEFGIIFHSVIIGLNLGVTGSEFSTLYPVLVFHQSFEGLGIGARLSAIPFGHRKWLPHLLCLAYGLTTPISIAIGLGLRTAYNPGSKTSLIVQGVFNAISAGVLIYSALVELLARDFIFDPCRTRRRSKLLYMVFCTLLGAGIMALIGKWA from the coding sequence ATGGCTATTTTCAATGCATCCGAGGTGAACCTCCACACGGCCAGCAAAGAGGACGTGCTGTGCTACTATGCCATCTCCGAAAATGACTACAATGGTCATATGGGAGCCcgcatctcatccatctttgTTATCCTCTTTGTCTCCACAgccttcaccttcttccccgtcgTGGCTAAAAGCATGCCCCGCTGGAAGATCCCTCACAACGTCTACATCTTCGCCCGCTACTTCGGTACGGGTGTCATCCTAGCCACAGCCTTTGTTCATCTGCTTGACCCGGCCTACAAGCGCATCGGACCCAAGACCTGCGTTGGCGTCTCCGGAAACTGGTCCATATACTCCTGGTGTGCCGCTATTGTGCTCGGCTCCATCACTCTTATCTTCCTTCTAGATCTCGCCGCCGAGGTCTACGTCGAGAACAAGTATGGCATGCACCGAGAGGAAAACGCCACAGACGCCTTTATTTCCGGTGATCCGACCAGCGCGCATatccaccccaaccccgAAGATGGTCGCATGTCCGCGGAAAAGACCTCCCCCACGGCAACCTCCGCAGAAACCTCGTCCGAGCAAGGCGAACGCTCCTTCAGACAACAGATTGCCGGTTTCTTGATCCTCGAGTTTGGTATCATCTTCCACTCGGTCATCATCGGCCTCAACCTTGGCGTGACCGGTTCTGAATTCTCGACCCTCTACCCCGTGCTGGTCTTCCACCAGTCGTTCGAGGGTCTGGGTATCGGTGCCCGACTTTCCGCCATTCCCTTTGGACATCGCAAGTGGCTCCCTCACCTGCTGTGTCTGGCGTATGGCCTGACCACTCCGATCTCGATTGCGATCGGCCTGGGCCTGCGCACTGCTTACAACCCGGGCTCGAAGACATCCTTGATCGTGCAGGGAGTGTTCAACGCTATCTCAGCAGGTGTGCTGATCTACAGTGCTCTGGTGGAACTGCTGGCACGCGACTTTATTTTCGACCCGTGTCGTACTCGTCGTCGCTCCAAGCTGTTGTACATGGTGTTCTGTACGTTGTTGGGGGCGGGCATCATGGCCTTGATCGGAAAGTGGGCGTAA
- a CDS encoding uncharacterized protein (COG:S;~EggNog:ENOG410PXB4;~TransMembrane:7 (o12-30i42-74o94-119i131-158o178-197i209-229o241-262i)), with translation MSNSGGDAAIIVGYLLATLAISIMGLRLYMRRYRRQSFVISDYITLFCCLLLVYIMNITLVFGTLGNVAVTYMAGEVPSRADIKRSQMSSKVTYAGAIIYFTYIWCQKAVVLCFINRLLGVLPWPYIWIRVMWAILCVTYITLLLLFLTVCRPLGLYFQVYPDPGPCIRSTYHISAHAVFNCVTDLMLIILPIHWLLKIRRPWYKRAQLIGLFSIGIVLVVISALRFPFHQGSLDTSLQTILSPIEELLSAVVANVPTLYSLRRARQPETPPHPTQPPPKRLPRAVDSIIIMQTVDVEESRTDDQTLSTTITDRALSTTMADRDLNDDSDGHLVRNGPE, from the exons ATGAGCAATTCTGGGGGCGATGCCGCCATCATCGTGGGGTACTTGCTTGCGACGCTGGCAATCAGCATCATGGGCCTCCGGCTCTATATGCGCCGCTACCGACGACAGTCCTTCGTCATCAGCGACTACATAACCCTTTTCTGCTGCCTTCTTTTGGTCTATATCATGAATATCACTCTTGTTTTCGGGACGCTTGGTAATGTTGCTGTCACATATATGGCGGGCGAAGTACCGAGCCGCGCCGATATTAAGCGTTCCCAGATGAGCAGTAAAGTCACTTATGCTGGTGCGATCATTTACTTCACCTA TATTTGGTGCCAGAAGGCTGTCGTTCTCTGCTTCATCAACCGACTTCTAGGGGTGCTTCCGTGGCCATACATATGGATTCGCGTCATGTGGGCCATACTATGCGTCACCTATATAAcgttgcttcttctcttcctcaccgtATGCAGACCACTGGGTCTGTACTTCCAGGTCTATCCAGATCCAG GTCCTTGTATCAGATCGACATACCACATATCGGCCCATGCCGTTTTCAACTGTGTCACCGACTTAATGCTGATTATTCTTCCGATTCACTGGCTTCTTAAGATTAGGCGTCCCTGGTACAA ACGGGCCCAGCTCATTGGcctcttctccatcggcATAGTCCTCGTGGTGATTTCTGCTCTTCGTTTCCCTTTTCACCAAGGCTCACTCGACACTTCCTTGCAAACAATCTTGAGCCCCATAGAGGAACTTCTTTCGGCCGTGGTTGCCAATGTGCCCACATTGTACAGCCTTCGACGGGCCAGGCAGCCAGAGACGCCCCCACACCCTACACAACCACCCCCGAAGAGACTCCCACGAGCGGTCGACAGCATCATAATCATGCAGACTGTGGATGTAGAGGAGTCTCGTACGGACGATCAGACACTCTCCACGACAATAACTGATCGAGCGTTATCCACTACTATGGCCGATCGGGATCTGAACGACGACAGCGACGGACACCTTGTTCGCAATGGTCCGGAATGA